The Anoxybacillus amylolyticus DNA segment GTTTTACCTGCATGTGTTGCCGGCGGGATCGGTTTTTCCGGCTTATATTATATGCACCGGCTTGTAAAAATTAAGTTTTTCTCTGAATTTTTTGCATCGTTTCTTTCTGGAATTATAGCGATTGTGCTTGTAGAGGTCGGACTTGGCAACAACGTTGATAAAATCATCATTGGCTCCGTCATGCCGTTAGTTCCAGGAATGTTAATTACGAATGCCGTACGGGATTTAATGGCAGGACATTTAGTCGCTGGATTGTCCAAAGGAGCGGAAGCGTTTTTAACCGCATTTGCTATCGGGACGGGAATCGCGGTAGTTTTAGCGATGTAGGAGGAAAAGTATGGGCGCTGAACAACTAGCAATGAGTTTTATTGCCACGGCGGCGTTTGGTCTTATTTTTAATGTTCCGAAAAAGTTGCTTGCCCATTGTGGAGTTGTCGGGATGATTGGCTGGCTCATTTACCTTTTAATCGTCGAACACGAATTAGATCCTGTTTTAGCGACGTTTTTTGCTGCTTTTGTTGTTGCGGTAGTTAGCCAGTTATTAGCAAGGGCATATAAAACACCGGTGACGATTTTTAGCGTTTCGGGTATCATTCCTCTTGTTCCAGGGGGATTGGCATATGAAGCGATGCGGCACGTCGTTGTCAATGACTACAATATGGCGCTTCAATTGGCAGCGAAAGCGTTTATGCTCTCAGGGGCGATTGCAATGGGGATTGTTTTTTCAGAAGTAGTCAATCAAATGGTGAAAACAAAGTTTTTTCGGTAGAATCTAGGTATTTCACACATATTTCTTTCTTTTTTGATATTGAAACACTTTTTTGAATATTATAATATATTCAACAACTATTGTATGTCATAACTGAGGAGAGAAGACATGAAAAGTGCATTAGAAAGTATTCGACAAGAATTATGGAATGTGTTCGACCTTTTGCATCAGCATCCAGAAATCAGTTGGGAAGAATTCAAAACAACCGAATTTTTAAAACAGCAACTAATTCAAGAAGGATATCGCGTTCAAACATTTTCTGATTGCACTGGAGTTATCGGGGAATTTGGCAATGGATCGTTGACCGTCGGGTTACGGGCGGATATGGACGCACTTTGGCAAGAAGTGGACGGAGTATGGAAGGCTAATCATTCGTGCGGTCACGATGCTCATATGACTATGGTGCTGGGGGTTATAAAATTGTTTAACCGCATTGGTTATCATCCGCCGGGGAAACTAAAAATTTTGTTTCAGCCAGCAGAAGAAATGGGAACCGGTGCATTGAAAATGATGGAAAAAGGGGTCGTCGATGATGTGGACTTTTTATATGGCGTGCATTTGCGACCGATTCAGGAATTACGCAGTGGCTATGCATCGCCAGCGATTTTGCACGGAGCGGCGCAAATTATTAATGGAGAAATTAAAGGAGTGGCGGCACATGCGGCACGACCGCATCTTGGCGTGAATGCGATTGAAGTTGGAAGCGCGCTTGTGCAAGAACTAGGCAAAATCCACATCGATCCACAAGTGCCAGCATCGATTAAAATGACCCGATTTCATGCAGGGGGGAAAAGCGCCAACATCATTCCAGAACATGCCGATTTTACGCTTGATTTGCGAGCGCAAACGAACGAAACGATGAAACAGCTTGTTGAACATTTACATCATGTCGTAAAAGGGATAGAGATGATTTATGGGGCGGAAATTTCCCTTGAACAAAGTGTTCGAATTGTTGCTGCGAACGTGCATCCAGAGGCAAAGAAACTGATGGAAAAAGCGATTGTTGCAACAATCGGACAAGAAAAGTGTGCCCCTCCAGTCGTGACATCAGGTGGAGAGGATTTTCACTTTTACTCAGTCATGAAACCAGCATTGAAAACGACGATGCTCGGTCTCGGATGTGACTTAGCGCCAGGGTTGCATCATCCTCATATGACGTTCCGTCGCGACGATTTACTCACCGGAGTGGAAATTTTAGCAAGAACGGTGATGGAAACATTCCGCGCGGCGCAAACAAAAGGGGAGAACGACGTTGAACATTTCGCTGCAAACAATTAGTACGATGGAGCAGTTAAAGGAAATGGCAGAGTTAGAGCATCGCGTCTGGCAATCAACGTCCATTCCGCTACATCAAACGCTCACTGTTGCAAAAAATGGTGGCATTATTATCGGGGCGTATGATGCTGAGCGACTCGTCGGTTTTGTCTATAGTTTTCCTGGATATCGAAACGGCGACGTGTATTTATGTTCGCATATGCTAGGTATTGATGAAGATTACCGCAACAAAGGCATTGGGTATTTGCTAAAACAAGCGCAGGCGGAGGTAGCGAAAAAACTTGGTTATCGCCTCATTCGGTGGACGTACGACCCACTCGAAAGCCGTAACGCCTATTTAAATATGGTGAAGCTTGGCGCCATTTGTTCCGAGTATATAGAAAATTGCTATGGTGAAATGAGTGATGCGCTCAATAAGCATTTGCCGTCCGACCGATTTAACGTCGAATGGCATATTAATAGCCGCTACGTACAAGAGCGTCATATCTTTGTTTCTTCAATTCGTCCGTCGGAAGAAGCAGAAGTGCTTCATTGGCGTATGCACGAAACAGGAGAGCCGGAAGCAGTCGTATCCTTGCGGGAGTGGGAAACATTTTCAGAGCAACCGTTTTTATTTGTTCCAATTCCGCGTCATTTTCAACGCATAAAAGAGAAGAACCGAGAATTGGCGTTCGACTGGCGCTATAAAACACGCGCTATATTCACCCGTCTGTTTCAAGAAGGATGGTCGGTTGTGCATGTGGAACGAACGGAGAAGGAGCCGATACAATATTATGTGCTCGTGAAACGAGGTAATATACCGTTATGAGGTGGAAACAATGAAAATAAATCGAGTAGTTTTGCGGCATATGCAAATGAAACTAAAAGCGCCGTTTACGACGAGCTTCGGTTCGTTTACTACTAAAGAGTTTATTTTAGTGGAAGCGATTGACGAAGATGGGGTGTCCGGGTGGGGGGAATCGGTAGCGTTTCACTCGCCATGGTATAACGAAGAAACGGTGAAAACAAACTGGCACATGTTAGAAGATTTTTTATTGCCGCTTCTATTCCAAGCGCCTATTGCTCACCCAGATGAGTTAAGCGGTCGTTTTTCGGGGATTCGCAAAAACAATATGGCAAAAGCAGCGATTGAAGGGGCGATATGGGATTTATTTGCGAAGAAAAAGAATGTCCCATTAAGCGAGGTACTTGGCGGAACGAAAAAGCAAATTGATGTCGGCATTAGCATCGGGATTCAAAAAGGTATAGCCGACTTATTGGGTATTGTCGAACGCTATGTGCACGAAGGGTATCGACGGATAAAAGTGAAAATTAAGCCAGGCTGCGATGTCGAAGTCATTCGCGAAATTCGCCGTCATTTTCCTGATATACCGTTAATGGCAGATGCGAACTCAGCATATTCACTAAAAGACATCGAGAGGTTAAAGGCGCTTGACGAATTTGAATTGATGATGATCGAGCAACCGCTCGCTGCGGACGATATTGTTGATCATGCTGCATTGCAAGCACAACTAAATACCCCTATTTGCCTTGACGAAAGCATTCATTCGTACGAAGATGCTAGAAAAGCAATTGAGCTTGGCAGTTGCCGCGTTATTAATATTAAAATTGGCCGTGTAGGCGGCTTGACAGAAGCGAAGCGCATCCATGATTTTTGCCAAACGCACCATATCCCTGTTTGGTGTGGGGGAATGCTTGAATCTGGAGTAGGACGAGCGCATAATATTGCGATAACTACGCTTTCTAATTTCTCTCTGCCAGGGGACACGGCTGCTTCTTCGTATTACTGGGAGCGAGATATTATTTTTCCTGAAGTAATGGTACATAATGGAACGATTACGGTTCCAGACAATCCAGGCATTGGCTATGATGTTGACCGACAGCAAGTGACCCGCTATACAACGTTTACGAAAACATATCGTCCATCATTGGAATAACCGATCTGTCGAACAGGTCGGTTTTTATTTTGGAGTATTTTTTTTACGAAAAAGCAACAATAGAAATAAATGCGTTATTTTTTTGTATTAGAAGAGAGAAAAAAACGTTGAATTTATCCGTTTTATGCGTTAAAGTATAAAACGGAAAAAGTATTTTTATCGCAAAAATTTTTGCAATTTTCAACAAGAAAAAGCGAGGAGAGACAGCACATGAATTTGTTTCGAAAAAAATCGGTGGAGGCCTTATTGCAAGAGGCAGGAAAGAAAGGGGCATCGCTTAAAAAAGAATTAGGTGCTTTTGATTTAACGATGCTCGGGATTGGCGCGATTATTGGGACAGGTATTTTCGTCTTAACAGGAGTGGCTGCTTCTGAACATGCTGGACCTGCACTTGTTCTTTCGTTTATTCTTTCTGGTCTCGCGTGCGTGTTCGCGGCGCTTTGTTATGCCGAGTTTGCGTCGACTGTTCCGGTATCTGGAAGTGCGTATACGTATAGCTACGCAACATTTGGTGAGTTAATTGCTTGGATTTTAGGGTGGGATTTAATTTTAGAGTATGGAGTTGCTTCGTCAGCGGTAGCGGCTGGGTGGTCTGGATATTTTCAAGGATTGTTAGCGGGATTTGGCATTGAACTTCCGAAAGCGTTAACGAGTGCTTACGATCCAGCGAAGGGAACGTATATTGATGTGCCAGCGATTTTCATTGTACTTGTGATTGCGCTTTTATTAACACGCGGCGTGAAAAAATCTGCTCGCTTCAACTCCATCATGGTTATTATTAAAGTGACAGTTGTATTGTTGTTCCTTGCCGTTGGCGTATGGTATGTGAAGCCAGCAAACTGGACGCCATTTATGCCGTTTGGCTTCTCAGGTGTCGCGACAGGGGCAGCGACGGTATTCTTTGCCTACATCGGCTTTGATGCGGTGTCTACGGCTGCGGAAGAAGTAAAAAATCCGCAGCGCAATATGCCGATAGGGATTATCGCATCTCTTTTAATTTGTACCGTATTGTATATTGCCGTTTCGCTTGTATTAACAGGTATTGTTCCATATGACCAATTGAACGTGAAAAACCCTGTAGCGTTTGCACTAAACTATATTCATCAAGATTGGGTAGCTGGGTTTATTTCGTTAGGAGCGATTGCTGGGATTACAACGGTATTGCTTGTGATGCTATACGGTCAAACTCGCCTATTTTATGCAATTAGCCGTGATGGGTTATTACCAAAAGTGTTTTCCCGCGTTAGCCCTGTGAAGCAAGTACCAGTCGTTAACACATGGTTAACATGCTTATTCGCTGCCTTCTTTGCCGGTGTCGTCCCATTGAATAAGCTTGCAGAACTGACGAATATCGGAACATTATTTGCGTTTATTACCGTATCGATTGGTGTGTTAATTTTACGCAAAACGCAGCCAGATTTAAAACGGGCGTTTAAAACGCCGCTCGTTCCAGTTGTTCCATTGTTGGCTGTCGCGTTTTGCGGCTATTTAGTGCTCCAGCTGCCAGCGATGACTTGGATTGGTTTCGTTTCATGGTTATTAGTTGGTCTTGTTATTTATTTTCTCTATGGACGCCGTCATAGTACGCTAAATGGACAAGCACATGCTAGCGAAAAGGTTAGCTAAAAACCTCGCCCAAGGGGCGAGGTTTTTTATTAGTTTGTTAATTCTTTAATACCTGTATTGGCTTTGACAAGAATCTCATCGAATTTTTTCTCATCTGCTTTTTTCGATGAGAGGAGTGTCCCGACAACAGCAGCGATGAAACCTAAAGGAATGGACACAATTCCTGGATTGGCAAGTTTGAAAATAGGCTCGCCGACGAGAATGGCAACTCCAGGCTGTGGTGCCCAAACGTTCGGGCTAAGCGCTACAAGTAAGAGCGAGCTAATCAAGCCGACAAGCATTCCGGTAATCGCTCCAGTAGTATTAAAGCGCTTCCAAAAGATCGTTAACAAAATGATTGGCAAGTTGGCGCTTGCTGCTACTGCAAATGCTAAGGCGACAAGGAAAGCAACGTTCATTTTTTGAGCGAATAACGCTAATAAAATCGACAATACCGCAACCCCGATTGATGCCCAGCGTGCAGCTAACATTTGTTCTCTTTCTGTCGCTTGCCCATGTCGAATAATGTGGCTATAGAAGTCATGAGCAAAAGCAGAAGCGGCAGATAATACAAGTCCAGCCACAACTGCTAAAATCGTGGCGAAAGCGACTGCAGAAACGAATGCAAATAAGAAATCGCCGCCTAATGCTTCCGCTAACAACGGTGCGGCCATGTTCCCTGCTGGATTTGCCGCAACGATTTTATCATAGCCAACAAATGCGGCTGCACCGAATCCTAAGAAAATCGTCATGACATAGAATAAACCGATAATCCATGTCGCATACACGACTGATTTGCGAGCGGTTGGTGCGTCTTTTACGGTAAAGAAACGAATTAAAATGTGTGGAAGTCCTGCTGTACCTAAGATGAGAGCTAAATTGAGCGAAATGGTGTCAAGTGGATTTTTAAATTTATTGCCTGGATTTAAAAATGCTTCTTTTAATGGTGTAGCCGTTTTTACTTCGTTAAACATTTTGACAATGCTAAAATCGAACTTGGCAAAGACGATGACAGAAATAACAAACGTTCCAGCCATCAATAAAACAGCTTTGACAATTTGTACCCAGCTTGTAGCTGTCATTCCCCCGAATACAACGTAAACGGTCATCAACGTACCAACGATTAAAACAGCGTAAATATAGTCAATGCCCAATAAAAGTTTAATAAGGGCGCCTGCTCCGACAAGTTGAGCAATCATGTAAAAAATGGAAATAGAAATCGTATTTAATGCAGCGACGCCACGAACCTTTTTATCATCGAATCTTGCTGCAATCATGTCTGCCATCGTATATTTTCCTAAGTTGCGAAGCGGCTCAGCCACGATATAAAGGACGACAAGATATGCGACAAGAAAGCCAATGCTGTAGAAAAATCCGTCAAACCCGACTAACGCAATCAT contains these protein-coding regions:
- a CDS encoding threonine/serine exporter family protein, with product MGAEQLAMSFIATAAFGLIFNVPKKLLAHCGVVGMIGWLIYLLIVEHELDPVLATFFAAFVVAVVSQLLARAYKTPVTIFSVSGIIPLVPGGLAYEAMRHVVVNDYNMALQLAAKAFMLSGAIAMGIVFSEVVNQMVKTKFFR
- a CDS encoding M20 peptidase aminoacylase family protein; amino-acid sequence: MKSALESIRQELWNVFDLLHQHPEISWEEFKTTEFLKQQLIQEGYRVQTFSDCTGVIGEFGNGSLTVGLRADMDALWQEVDGVWKANHSCGHDAHMTMVLGVIKLFNRIGYHPPGKLKILFQPAEEMGTGALKMMEKGVVDDVDFLYGVHLRPIQELRSGYASPAILHGAAQIINGEIKGVAAHAARPHLGVNAIEVGSALVQELGKIHIDPQVPASIKMTRFHAGGKSANIIPEHADFTLDLRAQTNETMKQLVEHLHHVVKGIEMIYGAEISLEQSVRIVAANVHPEAKKLMEKAIVATIGQEKCAPPVVTSGGEDFHFYSVMKPALKTTMLGLGCDLAPGLHHPHMTFRRDDLLTGVEILARTVMETFRAAQTKGENDVEHFAANN
- a CDS encoding GNAT family N-acetyltransferase: MNISLQTISTMEQLKEMAELEHRVWQSTSIPLHQTLTVAKNGGIIIGAYDAERLVGFVYSFPGYRNGDVYLCSHMLGIDEDYRNKGIGYLLKQAQAEVAKKLGYRLIRWTYDPLESRNAYLNMVKLGAICSEYIENCYGEMSDALNKHLPSDRFNVEWHINSRYVQERHIFVSSIRPSEEAEVLHWRMHETGEPEAVVSLREWETFSEQPFLFVPIPRHFQRIKEKNRELAFDWRYKTRAIFTRLFQEGWSVVHVERTEKEPIQYYVLVKRGNIPL
- the menC gene encoding o-succinylbenzoate synthase; this translates as MKINRVVLRHMQMKLKAPFTTSFGSFTTKEFILVEAIDEDGVSGWGESVAFHSPWYNEETVKTNWHMLEDFLLPLLFQAPIAHPDELSGRFSGIRKNNMAKAAIEGAIWDLFAKKKNVPLSEVLGGTKKQIDVGISIGIQKGIADLLGIVERYVHEGYRRIKVKIKPGCDVEVIREIRRHFPDIPLMADANSAYSLKDIERLKALDEFELMMIEQPLAADDIVDHAALQAQLNTPICLDESIHSYEDARKAIELGSCRVINIKIGRVGGLTEAKRIHDFCQTHHIPVWCGGMLESGVGRAHNIAITTLSNFSLPGDTAASSYYWERDIIFPEVMVHNGTITVPDNPGIGYDVDRQQVTRYTTFTKTYRPSLE
- a CDS encoding amino acid permease; translation: MNLFRKKSVEALLQEAGKKGASLKKELGAFDLTMLGIGAIIGTGIFVLTGVAASEHAGPALVLSFILSGLACVFAALCYAEFASTVPVSGSAYTYSYATFGELIAWILGWDLILEYGVASSAVAAGWSGYFQGLLAGFGIELPKALTSAYDPAKGTYIDVPAIFIVLVIALLLTRGVKKSARFNSIMVIIKVTVVLLFLAVGVWYVKPANWTPFMPFGFSGVATGAATVFFAYIGFDAVSTAAEEVKNPQRNMPIGIIASLLICTVLYIAVSLVLTGIVPYDQLNVKNPVAFALNYIHQDWVAGFISLGAIAGITTVLLVMLYGQTRLFYAISRDGLLPKVFSRVSPVKQVPVVNTWLTCLFAAFFAGVVPLNKLAELTNIGTLFAFITVSIGVLILRKTQPDLKRAFKTPLVPVVPLLAVAFCGYLVLQLPAMTWIGFVSWLLVGLVIYFLYGRRHSTLNGQAHASEKVS
- a CDS encoding solute symporter family protein encodes the protein MHGLAFSLFLIIVALTLVITYFASKRTKTTSEFYTADSALTGWQNGLAIAGDYMSAASFLGIAGMIALVGFDGFFYSIGFLVAYLVVLYIVAEPLRNLGKYTMADMIAARFDDKKVRGVAALNTISISIFYMIAQLVGAGALIKLLLGIDYIYAVLIVGTLMTVYVVFGGMTATSWVQIVKAVLLMAGTFVISVIVFAKFDFSIVKMFNEVKTATPLKEAFLNPGNKFKNPLDTISLNLALILGTAGLPHILIRFFTVKDAPTARKSVVYATWIIGLFYVMTIFLGFGAAAFVGYDKIVAANPAGNMAAPLLAEALGGDFLFAFVSAVAFATILAVVAGLVLSAASAFAHDFYSHIIRHGQATEREQMLAARWASIGVAVLSILLALFAQKMNVAFLVALAFAVAASANLPIILLTIFWKRFNTTGAITGMLVGLISSLLLVALSPNVWAPQPGVAILVGEPIFKLANPGIVSIPLGFIAAVVGTLLSSKKADEKKFDEILVKANTGIKELTN